In Candidatus Hydrogenedentota bacterium, one DNA window encodes the following:
- a CDS encoding GDSL-type esterase/lipase family protein, with protein sequence MNRIAKTAAFIFMGFVWLAVMWLALEAGASVYWWWTVNHNEHILVDRGLKPPPPDSGFSVPETHPARQTAGLSADGFDVRPLSGPDWATPRLNEDLSAMEKRRVVFPSLSESDRDYFAVLHNDLVCVFDRDDTIVRRYGHWRREGHDNIGDFFRQAKKSRETHYGDYHLSEGGLDLPMRIFFYACPTDNKLYGFLNIETLLLDCFARHLPESSPWEIPFFRYKKHLRDAYTGMGTHHVNTNNFGYRGADIVVPKPAGVFRIVCIGGSTTEEGEENATYPKLLEDRLRASFPGKAIEVVNCGVSGMTTVRHLLKLAEYLRFEPDLLVVYEGVNDICHELLVYWRYNQTKWQRLMGYSPFAGTFLNRWLFPSDESICRDLSALTVANMDAIRRAAGQAGVRTVVCGIASPDWPSLSRAEREYLDYRMRGFCAGKGRMTAKTYRHIVTLLNSALKDFCRRKKLLYIPIEEYITGGLYYFSDNCHLRPNGIAQKADIIADALCPYIEPALK encoded by the coding sequence ATGAATCGGATTGCGAAAACGGCTGCGTTTATATTTATGGGCTTTGTGTGGCTGGCCGTTATGTGGCTGGCGCTTGAGGCCGGCGCGTCCGTCTATTGGTGGTGGACGGTCAATCACAATGAACATATCCTTGTCGATCGCGGATTGAAACCGCCGCCCCCAGATTCCGGATTTTCCGTTCCCGAAACGCATCCGGCGCGGCAGACGGCCGGCCTTTCGGCCGACGGGTTCGATGTGCGGCCGTTGTCCGGGCCCGATTGGGCGACACCCCGTTTGAACGAAGACCTGTCCGCCATGGAAAAACGCCGCGTGGTTTTTCCTTCTCTTTCGGAATCCGATCGCGATTATTTCGCTGTCCTGCATAACGATCTTGTCTGCGTATTCGATCGGGACGACACCATCGTGCGGCGTTACGGCCACTGGCGTCGTGAAGGACACGACAACATCGGGGATTTTTTCCGGCAGGCGAAAAAATCCCGCGAAACGCATTATGGCGATTACCATTTATCAGAAGGCGGACTCGATCTCCCGATGCGCATCTTCTTTTACGCCTGTCCAACGGACAACAAACTTTATGGATTTCTGAACATCGAAACGCTCCTGCTCGATTGTTTCGCCCGCCATCTGCCCGAATCTTCCCCGTGGGAAATCCCCTTTTTCCGCTACAAGAAACATTTGCGCGACGCCTACACCGGAATGGGGACCCATCACGTCAACACAAACAATTTTGGATATCGCGGCGCGGATATTGTTGTGCCGAAACCAGCCGGTGTCTTTCGCATTGTCTGCATCGGCGGTTCAACCACCGAGGAAGGCGAGGAAAACGCGACCTATCCCAAACTGCTTGAAGACCGGCTTCGCGCGTCATTCCCCGGTAAGGCCATCGAGGTTGTCAACTGCGGCGTGTCAGGCATGACAACTGTCCGCCATCTGCTCAAACTTGCGGAATATCTCCGGTTTGAACCCGATCTCTTGGTCGTTTACGAGGGCGTAAACGACATTTGCCACGAACTGTTGGTCTACTGGAGATACAATCAAACGAAATGGCAGCGATTGATGGGTTACTCGCCGTTTGCGGGGACTTTCCTGAACCGTTGGTTGTTTCCGTCCGACGAGTCCATTTGCCGCGATCTGTCCGCCTTGACGGTCGCCAATATGGACGCTATCCGCCGCGCCGCCGGGCAGGCGGGAGTCCGCACCGTTGTCTGTGGAATTGCCTCGCCCGACTGGCCGTCCCTTTCGCGGGCCGAGCGCGAATATCTTGATTACCGGATGCGGGGCTTCTGTGCCGGCAAAGGCCGCATGACCGCCAAGACCTATCGGCACATTGTCACGCTGCTCAATTCCGCGCTGAAGGATTTCTGTCGGCGCAAGAAACTGCTCTATATTCCTATAGAAGAATACATAACCGGCGGCCTTTATTATTTCAGCGACAACTGCCATCTCCGTCCGAATGGCATAGCCCAAAAAGCCGACATTATTGCCGATGCCCTTTGCCCATACATCGAACCGGCGCTGAAATAA
- a CDS encoding aminotransferase class III-fold pyridoxal phosphate-dependent enzyme: MDSTSQNEKQRIEELFGRHINRSQIRYLKAAHLDVLESNRTGVGFSDAATGKRMFDCFTSAGSFNVSRHNPAVMQALEEAVSTLDMGTHHLSSAPKIALARRLSELAPDDLNGVLFAAGGGDAIDCAIKLARGATGRGQIIATIKAYHGHTGFALSANGKEYYRRYFEPLMPGFTFVPFNDLEAAARVISHKTAAFILEPVQGEAGIFPAEDSYLRGLRRLCDENGALLIFDEIQTAFGRTGKLFACEHSRVTPDIMTVAKSLSGALYPNAAVLYRDIPRLTDFVGAHPDFHETYSGGSDIACHVSLRVLDYLVEHRLWENAERMGARLRGALEELMQQQPKVIKAVRGLGLMIGIEYQHEFMGPMMADALARHGVFAVYSGNAPQVMRFMPPITINDEEMDAVIAAIRAAVRDMRRMLPFARAAARIPGMLNLLNNERVQIGLFGFLRRFERAAIPETPAGVLSKETESVRNSGELSKASPEFPGLDAYSSAGTFNLGRRPPELAAELVQAMRETDIGNFPMISKEKAFLARDLAAFCGGALECCVFGVMRGEPMEAACKIARGHTGRPRLVAAGNGWHGHTGFALSLSDIPGKSRYEPLMPDVHIVPFGDTDAALNAIDYRTAAFVIEPVQVENHCRVASAEYLHAVAKACRDHGTLLVVDETQTGFGRTGRKFAFEASGIQPDMVLLGEALGGGMFPITATVFTQEVNRFLNAHPLIHLSTFGGADVGCRVARKAVALYEREQPWRNAAAMGERLRQALLPLVNKENGPIQDLAGLGLVWSLDLGTVARANRFCQAASSAGLLVVPGKIARHTVPLRPSLLITVAELDSMIEILRKVAAQFGDKE, from the coding sequence GTGGATTCGACGTCACAAAATGAAAAACAACGGATCGAAGAACTTTTTGGCAGGCACATCAACCGATCCCAGATTCGGTATCTTAAGGCCGCGCATCTGGATGTGCTGGAATCGAATCGGACTGGTGTCGGATTCTCGGATGCCGCGACCGGCAAGCGCATGTTCGACTGTTTCACGTCGGCGGGATCGTTCAACGTCTCGCGGCACAATCCGGCCGTCATGCAGGCCCTTGAAGAGGCCGTTTCGACCTTGGACATGGGCACGCACCACCTGTCGAGCGCTCCGAAAATCGCGTTGGCGCGACGGCTCTCGGAACTCGCGCCGGATGATTTGAACGGCGTGTTGTTTGCGGCGGGCGGCGGCGACGCGATCGACTGCGCAATCAAACTGGCGCGCGGCGCGACCGGCCGCGGGCAAATCATTGCGACCATCAAGGCGTATCATGGCCATACGGGGTTTGCGTTGTCCGCCAACGGCAAGGAGTATTACCGCCGCTATTTCGAGCCGCTGATGCCGGGTTTTACATTCGTTCCCTTCAACGACCTCGAAGCCGCCGCGCGTGTCATTTCGCATAAGACCGCCGCCTTCATCCTTGAGCCGGTGCAAGGCGAGGCGGGCATCTTTCCCGCGGAAGACAGTTACCTTCGCGGGCTGCGCCGGCTGTGTGACGAGAACGGCGCGTTGCTCATCTTCGACGAGATCCAGACCGCATTCGGGCGGACGGGCAAACTGTTCGCCTGCGAGCATTCGCGCGTGACGCCCGACATCATGACGGTGGCCAAGTCGCTGAGCGGGGCGTTGTATCCCAATGCCGCCGTGTTGTACCGCGACATTCCGCGCCTGACGGATTTCGTCGGCGCGCATCCGGACTTTCACGAGACGTACAGCGGCGGATCGGACATCGCGTGCCATGTGTCGCTGCGCGTCCTCGATTATCTCGTCGAGCACAGGTTGTGGGAAAATGCGGAACGCATGGGCGCCCGGCTGCGCGGCGCGCTCGAAGAACTGATGCAACAGCAGCCCAAGGTGATCAAGGCCGTTCGCGGCCTCGGCCTGATGATCGGCATCGAATATCAGCACGAGTTCATGGGCCCCATGATGGCCGACGCGCTTGCGCGGCACGGCGTCTTCGCGGTTTATTCGGGCAATGCGCCGCAAGTCATGCGTTTCATGCCGCCCATTACCATCAACGACGAGGAGATGGACGCCGTCATCGCGGCGATTCGCGCCGCCGTGCGGGACATGCGCAGAATGCTGCCGTTTGCGCGCGCCGCCGCACGCATTCCCGGCATGCTCAATCTCCTGAACAACGAACGCGTTCAAATCGGCCTGTTCGGATTTCTGCGCCGTTTCGAGCGCGCCGCCATTCCCGAAACGCCTGCCGGGGTTCTTTCCAAAGAAACGGAAAGTGTCCGTAATTCCGGAGAATTGAGCAAGGCGTCCCCGGAATTCCCGGGATTGGACGCGTATAGTTCGGCGGGGACCTTCAATCTTGGACGCCGGCCGCCCGAACTGGCCGCCGAACTCGTACAGGCGATGCGAGAGACCGACATCGGCAACTTCCCCATGATCTCGAAAGAGAAAGCCTTCCTCGCGCGCGACCTCGCGGCGTTCTGCGGCGGCGCGCTCGAATGCTGCGTGTTCGGCGTTATGCGCGGCGAACCCATGGAGGCGGCCTGCAAGATCGCGCGCGGCCATACGGGGCGTCCTCGACTGGTCGCCGCCGGCAACGGCTGGCACGGGCACACCGGTTTCGCCCTTTCGCTATCGGACATCCCCGGCAAATCGCGGTACGAGCCGCTCATGCCCGATGTGCACATCGTTCCCTTTGGCGACACCGACGCCGCGCTGAACGCAATAGACTATCGCACGGCCGCGTTCGTCATCGAACCGGTCCAGGTCGAGAATCATTGCCGGGTCGCCTCCGCCGAATATCTTCACGCCGTGGCCAAGGCCTGCCGCGACCACGGCACACTGCTGGTTGTGGACGAAACCCAGACCGGATTCGGGCGCACGGGCCGAAAATTCGCGTTCGAGGCGTCCGGCATTCAACCCGACATGGTGTTGCTTGGCGAGGCGTTGGGCGGCGGAATGTTTCCCATTACGGCCACCGTGTTCACGCAGGAGGTCAACCGCTTTCTCAACGCCCACCCGCTGATTCATTTATCCACTTTCGGGGGTGCGGATGTCGGATGCCGCGTGGCGCGAAAGGCCGTCGCGCTCTACGAACGCGAGCAACCGTGGCGCAACGCGGCGGCCATGGGCGAACGCCTCCGACAAGCCTTGCTTCCCCTTGTAAACAAGGAAAACGGCCCCATTCAGGACTTGGCCGGCCTCGGACTCGTGTGGTCGCTCGACCTCGGCACGGTCGCGCGCGCGAACCGTTTCTGCCAGGCGGCATCAAGCGCCGGACTCCTTGTCGTGCCGGGCAAGATCGCCCGCCATACCGTCCCGTTGCGCCCAAGCCTGCTCATCACGGTTGCGGAACTTGACTCCATGATCGAGATTCTGCGAAAGGTGGCCGCGCAATTTGGCGACAAGGAATGA
- a CDS encoding GHMP kinase — MICEATAYARAGLVGNPSDGYFGKTISFAMRDFSAKVTLYESPELEIVPSFQDRFKYASMREMREDVKVQGYYGGIRLMKATVCKFLDYCEKNRIRLHDRNFSIRYRSTIPQRVGLAGSSALVTATLRCLMEFYEVDIPKEIQPNLTLSVEQDELGIAAGLQDRVIQVYEGLVFMNFDRELLEGRGYGEYEELDPASLPNLFIAYRTDLAEGSEVFHNNIRDRWLAGDPAVVEAMHDFASYAQAVRDLLVAGRGNEIGPWMDRNFDRRRSIFQLDPKNVDMVMRARSVGASCKFAGSGGAVVGCYEDDAMYKKLEEVYAETGTVIFKPEIAL, encoded by the coding sequence ATGATCTGCGAAGCCACGGCCTATGCGCGGGCAGGATTGGTCGGCAACCCATCGGATGGATATTTCGGAAAAACCATTAGTTTTGCCATGCGCGATTTTTCCGCGAAAGTGACGTTGTACGAGAGTCCGGAATTGGAGATCGTTCCCAGTTTTCAAGATCGTTTCAAGTACGCTTCGATGCGCGAAATGCGCGAGGACGTCAAGGTCCAGGGATATTACGGCGGCATCCGTCTCATGAAGGCGACCGTCTGTAAATTTCTGGATTATTGCGAAAAAAACCGCATCCGGCTGCACGACCGGAACTTCTCGATACGCTACCGCTCGACGATTCCGCAGCGGGTGGGCTTGGCCGGATCGAGCGCGCTGGTCACGGCGACACTGCGCTGTCTGATGGAATTCTACGAGGTGGATATCCCGAAGGAAATCCAGCCGAACCTGACGCTGAGCGTCGAACAAGACGAACTCGGCATCGCCGCCGGCCTTCAGGATCGCGTGATTCAAGTCTACGAAGGCCTCGTATTCATGAATTTCGACCGCGAACTGCTGGAAGGCCGCGGATACGGCGAATACGAGGAACTGGACCCGGCGTCGTTGCCGAATCTGTTCATCGCGTACCGCACGGATCTGGCCGAGGGCAGCGAGGTGTTTCACAACAACATCCGCGACCGGTGGCTGGCGGGCGATCCGGCAGTCGTCGAGGCCATGCACGATTTCGCCTCGTATGCGCAGGCGGTCCGTGACCTGCTCGTGGCGGGACGGGGCAATGAGATCGGGCCTTGGATGGACAGGAACTTCGATCGGCGCCGCTCGATTTTCCAACTGGATCCTAAGAACGTGGACATGGTGATGCGTGCGCGATCCGTCGGCGCATCCTGCAAATTCGCGGGTTCCGGCGGCGCGGTCGTCGGATGCTACGAGGACGACGCCATGTACAAGAAACTCGAAGAGGTGTATGCGGAAACCGGCACGGTGATCTTCAAACCGGAGATTGCGTTGTAG
- the leuC gene encoding 3-isopropylmalate dehydratase large subunit: MPKNIYEKIWDAHVVAEEPGQDAILYIDRHYIHEVTSAQAFEGLRLAGRKVRRPELSFATMDHNIPTTDRSKPLTDPLAKQQIETLLKNCRDFGIRCFDMNDPRNGIVHVIGPELGLTQPGMTIVCGDSHTATHGALGALAFGIGTSEVEHVLATQTLLQKKSKTMEVRVSGALPNGVTAKDLILAIIGRIGTAGGTGFVIEYTGEAIRRLTMEERLTVCNMTIEAGARAGLVSPDNVTFEYLKGRPYLPKDRTHEDLVAEWSAWASDPGCTHDRLVELDASMIEPQVTWGTSPGMVTGITGRTPVLSELADSNARLAARKALEYMGLDEGTPMSDIRPNKVFIGSCTNGRIEDLRAAAAVAQGYKVHADIVQALVVPGSYAVKKQAEAEGLDRVFREAGFEWREPGCSMCLAMNADVLEPGDRCAATSNRNFEGRQGKGSRTHLVSPAMAAAAAIAGHFVDVRQWEYRA, translated from the coding sequence ATGCCAAAAAACATCTATGAAAAAATCTGGGACGCACATGTCGTTGCCGAGGAACCCGGTCAGGACGCCATTCTCTACATTGACCGGCATTACATCCACGAAGTGACGTCGGCACAGGCTTTCGAGGGATTGCGGCTCGCGGGACGCAAGGTTCGCCGCCCGGAATTGTCGTTTGCGACGATGGATCACAACATTCCCACGACCGATCGCTCGAAACCGTTGACCGATCCGCTCGCAAAACAACAGATTGAAACCCTGTTGAAAAACTGCCGTGATTTCGGGATCCGCTGTTTCGACATGAACGATCCCCGCAACGGCATCGTACACGTGATCGGTCCGGAACTGGGTCTGACGCAACCGGGCATGACGATCGTCTGCGGCGATTCGCATACGGCGACGCACGGTGCGCTGGGCGCACTGGCCTTCGGAATCGGCACGAGCGAAGTCGAGCACGTCCTCGCCACGCAGACGCTCTTGCAGAAGAAATCGAAAACCATGGAAGTCCGCGTATCGGGCGCATTGCCGAACGGCGTCACGGCCAAGGATCTCATCCTGGCGATAATCGGGCGCATCGGCACGGCGGGCGGCACGGGATTCGTTATCGAATACACGGGCGAAGCCATTCGCCGTTTGACCATGGAAGAGCGGCTGACCGTGTGCAACATGACCATCGAGGCCGGCGCCCGCGCGGGGCTGGTATCGCCGGATAACGTCACGTTCGAATATCTCAAGGGACGTCCGTATCTTCCAAAAGACCGGACGCACGAGGACCTTGTCGCGGAGTGGTCGGCATGGGCATCGGATCCCGGATGCACCCACGACCGGCTCGTCGAACTGGATGCGTCCATGATCGAACCGCAGGTAACGTGGGGCACGTCGCCGGGCATGGTCACGGGCATTACGGGCCGGACGCCGGTGTTGTCCGAACTGGCCGATTCCAATGCGCGTCTCGCCGCACGCAAAGCGCTCGAATATATGGGACTTGACGAAGGGACGCCGATGTCGGATATTCGGCCCAACAAGGTGTTCATCGGATCCTGTACCAACGGCCGCATCGAGGATTTGCGCGCCGCCGCCGCCGTGGCGCAGGGCTACAAGGTCCATGCGGACATCGTCCAGGCGCTTGTCGTTCCGGGATCGTATGCCGTGAAGAAACAGGCCGAGGCCGAGGGACTTGACCGCGTATTTCGTGAAGCGGGCTTCGAGTGGCGCGAGCCGGGTTGTTCGATGTGCTTGGCCATGAACGCCGACGTGCTCGAACCGGGCGATCGGTGTGCAGCCACGTCGAACCGGAATTTCGAGGGACGGCAAGGCAAAGGCAGCCGCACGCATCTTGTCAGTCCCGCCATGGCGGCGGCCGCGGCCATTGCCGGGCATTTTGTTGACGTGCGCCAATGGGAATACCGGGCCTGA
- a CDS encoding aconitate hydratase produces the protein MVFDFDRIERMYASLPGRVAAARAAAGKLLTLAEKILYAHLYDGMPSAAFVRGESYVDFAPDRVAMQDATAQMALLQFMQAGRPKVAAPTTVHCDHLIVAQSGAAPDLAKALDMNREVYEFLASASNKYGIGFWKPGAGIIHQVILENYAFPGGLIIGTDSHTPNAGGLGMIGVGVGGADAVDVMAGMAWELKFPKVIGVKLTGALSGWTAPKDVILKLAGILTVKGGTGAIVEYFGEGAERLSCTGKATICNMGAEIGATASVFAYDAQMAEYLRATGRAEVAALADGVAEHLRADDEVYANPGKHYDRVIEIDLTTLEPHVNGPFTPDAAWPISKLAAAVREKGYPDNVGAGLIGSCTNASYEDLDRAASLARQAVAKKLKPKADFIVTPGSEQVRYTMDRDGQLAAFKAIGGVVLANACGPCIGQWRRAGAEKQEPNSIVTSFNRNFAKRNDGNPNTHAFVASPEMVTALALAGRLSFNPLTDTLTNEDGVEVRLDPPEGVALPPKGFAVEDPGYQAPAKDGSQVEVVVSPASERLQLLDPFPAWEGRDLTGLKLLIKIQGKCTTDHISMAGPWLRFRGHLDRISDNCFIGAINAFNGETNKVKNQLTGEYGPVPATQRAYKAAGIGSVVVGDENYGEGSSREHAAMEPRFLGVRAILVKSFARIHETNLKKQGMLALTFADKDDYGRIREDDTIDILGLTSFAPGKPLTIVLHHADGTTESIQANHSYNEGQIAWFKAGAALNLLR, from the coding sequence ATGGTTTTCGATTTTGACCGTATCGAACGGATGTATGCGTCGCTGCCGGGACGTGTCGCGGCGGCGCGCGCGGCGGCGGGCAAACTTCTGACATTGGCGGAAAAGATTTTGTATGCCCACCTGTACGACGGAATGCCTTCCGCGGCGTTCGTGCGCGGCGAGTCCTATGTGGACTTCGCGCCGGATCGCGTGGCGATGCAGGATGCGACGGCGCAAATGGCCCTGCTGCAATTCATGCAGGCGGGCCGCCCCAAAGTGGCTGCGCCGACGACGGTCCACTGCGATCACTTGATTGTCGCGCAGTCGGGCGCGGCGCCGGATCTCGCCAAGGCGCTCGACATGAACCGCGAAGTGTACGAGTTCTTGGCGTCTGCGTCGAACAAATACGGCATCGGTTTCTGGAAACCCGGCGCCGGCATTATCCACCAAGTCATTCTTGAAAACTATGCGTTCCCCGGCGGATTGATTATCGGCACGGATTCGCACACGCCCAACGCGGGCGGATTGGGCATGATCGGCGTGGGCGTCGGCGGTGCGGACGCGGTGGACGTTATGGCGGGCATGGCGTGGGAACTCAAGTTTCCCAAGGTCATCGGGGTCAAACTGACCGGCGCCTTGAGCGGCTGGACCGCCCCGAAGGACGTGATCCTGAAACTGGCCGGCATCCTGACGGTCAAGGGCGGCACGGGCGCGATTGTCGAGTATTTCGGCGAAGGCGCCGAGCGTCTTTCATGCACCGGCAAGGCAACCATCTGCAACATGGGCGCGGAAATCGGCGCCACGGCATCGGTCTTCGCGTACGACGCGCAGATGGCCGAATACCTGCGGGCAACGGGCCGCGCCGAAGTGGCCGCGTTGGCGGACGGCGTGGCGGAGCACTTGCGCGCGGATGACGAGGTTTATGCGAATCCCGGAAAACATTACGACCGGGTCATTGAGATTGATTTGACCACGCTTGAGCCGCACGTCAACGGCCCGTTCACGCCCGATGCGGCATGGCCGATATCGAAACTGGCCGCCGCGGTTCGGGAAAAGGGATATCCCGACAACGTGGGCGCGGGCCTAATCGGCTCCTGCACAAACGCTTCCTACGAGGATTTGGATCGCGCGGCGTCGCTGGCGCGGCAGGCTGTTGCAAAAAAACTGAAACCAAAGGCAGATTTCATCGTCACGCCCGGTTCCGAGCAAGTCCGTTATACGATGGATCGCGATGGGCAACTGGCGGCGTTCAAGGCGATAGGCGGCGTGGTGCTTGCCAATGCCTGCGGCCCCTGCATCGGCCAATGGCGGCGCGCCGGCGCGGAAAAACAGGAACCCAATTCGATCGTCACCTCGTTCAATCGCAATTTCGCGAAACGCAACGACGGCAACCCAAACACGCACGCATTCGTCGCCTCCCCGGAAATGGTGACGGCTTTGGCGCTGGCCGGGCGGCTTTCGTTCAACCCGCTGACGGACACGCTGACCAACGAGGACGGCGTCGAGGTCCGGCTCGATCCGCCCGAAGGCGTGGCGCTGCCACCAAAGGGTTTTGCGGTGGAAGACCCCGGCTATCAGGCCCCGGCCAAGGATGGAAGCCAAGTTGAAGTCGTCGTGTCGCCCGCGTCGGAACGGCTGCAATTGCTTGACCCGTTCCCCGCGTGGGAGGGCCGCGATTTGACCGGGCTCAAACTGCTTATCAAAATCCAGGGCAAATGCACGACGGACCATATCTCGATGGCCGGGCCATGGCTGCGCTTTCGCGGGCATCTCGACCGCATCTCGGACAACTGCTTCATCGGCGCGATCAATGCCTTCAACGGCGAAACAAACAAGGTCAAAAATCAACTGACCGGCGAATACGGGCCGGTTCCCGCGACGCAACGCGCCTACAAGGCCGCGGGCATTGGATCAGTGGTCGTAGGCGATGAAAACTACGGCGAGGGCAGTTCGCGCGAACATGCGGCGATGGAACCGCGTTTTCTGGGCGTGCGCGCCATTCTGGTGAAGTCGTTCGCGCGCATTCATGAGACGAATCTCAAAAAACAGGGTATGCTCGCGCTGACCTTCGCCGACAAGGACGATTACGGGCGCATTCGGGAAGACGACACGATTGATATTCTCGGTCTGACCTCGTTTGCCCCGGGCAAGCCGCTGACGATTGTCCTGCATCATGCGGACGGAACCACGGAGAGCATTCAGGCGAATCATTCATACAACGAAGGGCAGATTGCGTGGTTCAAGGCCGGCGCGGCGTTGAACCTGTTGCGGTAG
- a CDS encoding four helix bundle protein, producing the protein MREPAKRFTDLIVWQKVHAFVLQVYSATQTFPKEELYGLTSQFRRAAVSITANIAEGFRKQSKSDKARFLNISEGSLEECRYYLILAHDLGLMNNDTLWELSEEVGRLLNGYRSGILTPNS; encoded by the coding sequence ATGAGAGAACCCGCGAAAAGGTTTACGGATCTGATAGTTTGGCAGAAAGTCCATGCCTTTGTGTTGCAGGTATACTCGGCAACACAAACGTTTCCGAAGGAGGAGCTGTACGGGCTTACATCACAGTTTCGTCGTGCAGCGGTCTCGATAACCGCCAATATTGCAGAAGGATTTCGCAAACAGTCCAAAAGCGACAAAGCCCGGTTCTTGAACATTTCCGAAGGGTCATTGGAGGAATGCCGCTATTATCTGATACTCGCCCACGATCTGGGACTTATGAATAATGACACTCTCTGGGAGCTAAGTGAAGAAGTTGGCCGCCTCCTCAACGGCTACCGCTCGGGAATTCTAACTCCTAACTCCTAA
- a CDS encoding DegT/DnrJ/EryC1/StrS family aminotransferase, which produces MDAKPALAIHGGEKVRTEPMKTSGPRFDEQELKELKEALDQQTLFYWFGEKVKTFRRQFAAMYGVKHCHMVTSGTAALHVATASVGVGPGDEVITTPITDQGTIIAILAQGGVPIFADLDPHNYAVTAKSIEKCITKKTKAVIVVHLAGSPADMDPILRLAKRRKIKVIEDCAQSYLCWYKGRLAGTMGDIGCFSLNDFKHISAGDAGMVLTNDDELAGRAQLFLDKGYARDGSGRRPPFLAPNYRPSELHAAVAIAQLRKLPGIVAQRNRLGDRLTASIKDVPGIFPHKVLPGCKGSYWFYLGRMDPKRLKVSRDDFVKAVAAEGVPVSGGYIGKMVYEYPVLMEHRAFENCSYPWDGVYGRKVKYGPGLCPVAEAIEATSWRAPINENMSEKDVDDIAAAIRKVACWHERNG; this is translated from the coding sequence ATGGATGCAAAACCGGCACTCGCGATTCATGGCGGCGAGAAGGTGCGGACGGAGCCGATGAAGACGAGCGGTCCACGGTTCGACGAGCAGGAACTCAAGGAACTCAAGGAGGCGCTCGACCAGCAGACGTTGTTCTACTGGTTCGGGGAAAAGGTCAAGACCTTCCGACGACAGTTCGCAGCGATGTACGGGGTCAAACATTGCCACATGGTCACGAGCGGCACGGCGGCGCTGCATGTCGCGACGGCCAGCGTGGGCGTCGGGCCCGGCGACGAAGTCATCACGACGCCGATCACGGATCAGGGGACAATCATTGCGATCCTCGCGCAGGGCGGCGTGCCAATCTTCGCTGACTTGGATCCGCATAATTACGCCGTCACGGCGAAGTCGATTGAGAAGTGCATCACGAAGAAGACGAAGGCGGTCATCGTCGTCCATCTGGCCGGTTCACCCGCCGATATGGATCCTATCCTCCGATTGGCGAAACGGCGCAAAATCAAGGTCATCGAAGATTGCGCCCAGAGTTATCTTTGTTGGTACAAGGGCCGTCTGGCCGGAACGATGGGCGACATCGGCTGCTTTTCGCTGAACGATTTCAAGCATATCAGCGCGGGCGACGCCGGCATGGTGCTGACGAACGACGACGAACTGGCCGGACGCGCCCAGTTGTTTCTCGACAAGGGGTATGCCCGCGACGGTTCCGGGCGGCGTCCGCCCTTTCTCGCGCCGAATTACCGTCCGAGCGAATTGCACGCCGCCGTCGCCATCGCCCAGTTGCGGAAACTTCCGGGCATCGTGGCCCAACGCAACCGGCTGGGCGACCGCTTGACTGCCTCCATCAAAGATGTTCCGGGAATCTTTCCGCACAAGGTGCTGCCCGGATGCAAGGGTTCCTACTGGTTCTATCTGGGCCGCATGGACCCGAAGCGCCTCAAGGTCTCGCGCGACGATTTCGTAAAGGCCGTAGCCGCGGAGGGCGTACCCGTGAGCGGCGGCTACATCGGCAAGATGGTCTATGAATACCCGGTCCTCATGGAACACCGGGCCTTTGAAAACTGCTCGTATCCGTGGGACGGCGTCTACGGCCGCAAGGTCAAGTACGGTCCCGGTCTTTGCCCTGTCGCCGAAGCCATCGAGGCAACCTCATGGCGCGCGCCAATCAACGAGAACATGTCCGAAAAGGACGTGGACGATATTGCCGCGGCCATCCGAAAAGTCGCCTGCTGGCATGAACGAAACGGTTGA